The Apium graveolens cultivar Ventura chromosome 3, ASM990537v1, whole genome shotgun sequence sequence CCTCACTTATGCACGCATATAGACTGAACCCTCTGACTAGTATTTGTCAGTAGAAACAAGGTAGAATAAATAGATCCATAGCAGATGTATGGCCCCTATATTATGCGAATTTGTAGATCTAAAGAGTAACCCATTTTTCAGGTTGCTAATATCtattattcttttttttttgttaaaaatattgttttataGCCTGGTGGGAACTCAGATTCTTTGAAATCCGAAGATGTAAACCCTCGTATGGTTTTTCATTATGGCATCCCGTCAAGATGTTCCATATTGGCATATGACTCTACTCATAAGATACTTGCTATATCCACCAAGTAAGATTTTCATTTCTAGTAAATCGCAATTCATGACTGCATATTATTAATTTTTTGCATTGTATCCATGATCAAATGCTCTGTCATGTTTAAATTTCCTATTCAGCAACTTATTTAAATGGAATTAATTATCTACAGATTTTATAGCACCGGAATTATATATTCACAATTTTCTTAGACAATCAGATTTACTCGACATCATGCACTGTAACAATGTTTATAAGTTATTATGCTTTCATTTTGCTGTTTATCACTTAATTTGGTCAGCACCATTTTATCAGAGATGGGCGCATCAAATTATTTGGAAATGGTCATTCTCAAACCCTGCTTGAATCTTCGGAATCAGTACCAAGCAAGTTTATGCAAGTTAGTTGCTCTGCATTTAtatttcttgaagttcttgtcTATCATATAAAATGTGCTAGCGGTCTGTTCAGAAAATGAAAGAATCAATTGCAGCCACAGATTACTATTATTCTGGATAATATTACAACGTTATTATAATTTTGTTTATTTTGGCCTTTGTGTTGCAGTTTATGGAGAGTGAAGGCATtcttttaaatataaatattaataatcatATTGAGGCAAGTCCTCTGAGGATCCTGAGCTTATTTGCAATGATATGTCCTTTACTTTTCTTTTTATCATATACTGATGAAAACTGAGTCAGCCATTATTTGCATTCTTCTTCCTATAATTTATTCTACATAGGTCTGGGACATAGACAGAAAATTCTTGACTTGTGTACATATTTTTAAAGAAGAACTCACCTCCATTTCTGTTAGTCCACATACTGAATACATGTAAGAATCCTTAACTATATGATAATATGTGAAACGCTTCCAAGAAGGGTCTTATAAAAATATCTAATGTGTTTGGCAGGTATATTGGAGATTCAGTTGGTAATATATCAGTTTGCAAAGTTGATAGAGAATCATGTAAATTAGTACAAATGGAATACCGAATACCATTTTCAGCATCTCATGGTAAGAGAAATTTTTTAGCAATCTATAATAGCGTGGTCTATATCTGATTTTTCCATGTCCTCATACATGCTCTATTTAGGATTTACTGATTAAATTGTTTATTTTTGGAGGTTGTCTTATAAGTTTATTTGTATAATGGTTAAATGGTGGAGATACAGctaaacaaatcatcaatcctgcAGCTAATATAGTTTAAATGCTTAATATACTCTGCTAGAAGCTTGTTATCTAAAGGAGATGTAACATGCATCTTAATATGTTAAGTAAACCACTTGTCTTCTCGTAATTGAAATGCATAACTTCTTTGAACTATGTGAGTTTACTGGCACACGAACATTTGTATCTCAATAGTCAAAACCTATTAGAACAAAACAACATCTTAATCTATTTCAGTTAAATCTCTTTGTTATTTGCTGGACTAAATCATTACTTATGTTTGCTTGCAAAAATTATAATCTCTGGACAATTAGAAGTTGCACTCGTTTTGTCACATTTGATCTTCTTGTCCAGTCTGTGGGACTATTTTAATCTTTTTCTAGTTCACTTTGGGGTGACTGGCCCTTAAATTTTTATTCTTATTAGTAACCCTCTTATTCATGTCATTTGTAATTGTGAAATAACATGGCTTATAATCCCACTCTGTCACTAGGTATTATTAAACCCAGTAAAGAAAATGGGATTAATTGAAGACTAATTGTAGTATAAAATTAGAGCAAATAACACATTAGTCCAAGTACATAATCCCATTAAATAAAACAAGGTCTTGCTATAATATAGTTTTAAAACATCTGCAAGGATTTCATGCTCAAAAACCACTGATCATTTTGCATAGAATTATATGATAGGAGTAATCTGCAATCAAATTTGATATTTTATGTTCTTACTAGAAAGTTGATTCCCTCTTTCAGTTAAAATTAAGTCAGGATTTACTTGAAACCTTCCTTTCATTGTCAAAGCTGGTGCTTCTTTTGTTTAATTCCACGAAGTCAtcaatttgtatttgtttttCTTTCAATTTGACGGATGAATCAAATGCATAGGTAATTCAACTGATGTTGCTGATGACAGTGCTGTAATGTATATACTGCCTCAACCAAGAGCTGAAACTAAGAGGTAGTCAATGTGTTGATAGTTTGTTTTTCATCTAAGCTAACGTATCTTTATGTTATAGACAGTCATGGACAAGGGTGGTGGCAAAGATGTTGACCTTCCAAAGCTCACACATACATGGATTAGAGTAGCTTCCTGTTTATAATTGAAGCAGCCTTGTCTGgcttaaataattgtttgagatattaattattattaaaccCTTCCGGGATCCGCATAAAGTTGATGCTATAGGTCTCGGTTCAGTTATATGACTACTTTCTATATCAAGGGTTCAGGACAGTATTACTGTGACATTATCTGACTCTCATCTTCGATCTACGTTGATGCAGGGTTGTTATAATATATAGAGACGGTTTCATTACATTATGGGATATACATGGTAGTAAAGCCATCTTTACAAGCGGTGGTACTGTATTACAATCAGTGAACCATGAAACAAAGAAAGTAACAGCTGCATGCTGGGCTTGCCCATTTGGAGGCAAATTAGTTACTGGATACAGCAATGGAGATATTTATATTTGGGGTTTTCCATCTGCcttaaattttgataaagaacTAGAATTATGTAGTAAACAGAGTTCTCCAGTTCATAAACTAAATCTTGGTTATAAACTTGAAAAAATACCTATTGCATCAATAAAGTGGGTTTTACCAGAAGGAAAAGCAAGTCGGTTGTATGTATTGGGATCCTCAGATTTTTTATCTTCCAATTCGTTACAGGTATATTTGAAATTTGATACACAGATGTGTTAGTCTTAGCtctgttatttttaaataaaaactcACTTCTGCTTtgtttttatatataaataaaaattccTGTTTGCAGGTAGTTTTGCTTGATGAACACATTGATTCTCGGACAACAAAGTTTGGGCTTCATCCACCTGAGCTTTGTGTTGACATGGAGATCATGTCAACTTCCACTGTGCAAAGCAAGAACTACCAAGATTCTTTGCTTCTGCTGGGGAAATCAGGTTGTGCTTATGTCTATGATGATAATGTGATCGAAAAGTACCTTTTACAGTGCCAATCTAGGTCGCCACCATCACTTCCCAAGGAGATAAGGGCTAGGCTGTCATTTGCGGATTCAAGCATCACCACAGCAAAATTCATATCAGACAATCAGTACATGTTAGGTACAGCGAATGAGGTACGATGGTAATCTCCTCATCATCACCGATTTTCATGACTAAGCATTTAGGTTTAGTGGTGATCCTTACTTCAGTATTTGTGTAGGATTACCTTACGCTTGCAAAACACATTCCAACGCTTTTTGCATATGACACAAGGCAGAAGGACGGATCCAGCTCGAAGAAAGCCAACTTTAACAGGTTCTTAGATTTTAAGCACATGTACATAACAGGACACACTAATGGGACTATATGCTTCTGGGACGTGTCATGCCCACTATTCTCACCAATGTTTTCATTAACTCAACAGGTATGTACTATTAGAACATTTTACCTATCTACCTTTCACGAAGTTTCTCTTTATTCTAAGCTATGGACATTTGATCATTCTTCATGTTATTTATGATTAAGATTTTATTGTTCAGAAATTGGATTATAGTATGAACTGAGTGGAAATAAATTTTTAGCTAACTACATTGTGGCCTTAAAACTTTAAATTTTTGTTCTTACTTAAAGCAACTAGTAAAAGaataaacaaaaacaaaaaaagcTAGAATTAGGATAATGTCCAAAATGTTGATCATTTTCCTCAAGTTCTTACTTAATCTATGACTGTACCCTATGCAGAGTGATGATGATGCATCATCAAATGGTGTTCCCGTCACAGCATTATACTTTGATATCAACTCAAGGCTCCTCATTTCTGGGGATCAAAGTGGAATGGTTAAGTGTCCTCAATTTTATATGTTCAGCAGATTATGATGATCGTTTGGACACTTCTATACTGCTATTCTCTTTTCATGCAGGTACGGATTTTTAAATTTAAACCTGAGCCTTTCTCGGCAGAGAGCAGCTTCATGTCCTTTCAAGGTATTTAGtttctgttagtcccttaacaatatgacaagaattacagaagggggttgaatggaattcttgaaactttttcttgaaataaaaatgttctaactcgaatatatatataagtgtgaattgattagcacaatgcggaatagttacttaaatgaatcaaaacagaagtaattaaaaacaatagtctttgaaaactttctggtggatttgaatgattccaccagagatatataatatatatcgagagaactctgtgtgcaaagagcttacagctgcttacaaatattgaacaactaagaatgcagagaaatgcttaGAATtatgcttacaaatgtttctctgcttatTTCTCAGATtattccttagttgctacttcttggtttatatatcaccaagattacaaagtaatgagacaggataataaaacaaaaactatctagtctattacaatgctacttcattactctattccagcatctttgaatatcttcataatagcatgaaaatggcaatgcttctttgttcttgaaaactcagttgaataggctaccacattccatttgtatccactcgacgcatgtgactgtgttgtcactgtcaacagatatttgaattctttatccgtcgggttcaagatcatccgtcgagttattgatcatccgtcgggttgttgatcatccgtcgaattcattgttgtttatccgtcgggtagcaatcaggcacttgacttcatttcacttgtgcagaattacaagacatcatctatgtacaattaatcaacctattctgcatatctaactaaagtcaacatgacgtaagtactactacagattctaaacaatgtgtatgcagaaatgtgctacagacttattgttacataagctactcactcgatggataataagtcatcatccgtcgggactatatcgagtcatccgtcgggactataaaccttatccgtcgagtgctacatattttcactaagtaaaatctaccaaggtgttttgttcatgaaatcatcaagtacacaacatatacacaacagttTCCATATTGCCACCCCAGTTATATAGCATTTGGTTACAAGTTAATACCATTTCACATCTATGTGTCTGTTGATTTAGAGTTTTCTAATTGGCGTATTCAATCTAGGTTAATGTTTTCTACTCAGTCCATAATTTGGTAAATGACTTTGGATACTTATAATTGGCAAAGtgtatgaagaaaatgatgacTGAAAAATTTAGTCCATTGCTTTATATGAATTTGCATTTTGCAGTAAAGATGTGCTTAAAGTTCCCAATAAGATTTTGTTAAACATTGACTTTCATTATTTCCAGGAAGTTCAAGGAAAGGAAACAATCACATCGTACGTAGTGTTCAGCTTTTAAAAGTCAATGGCAGTGTGCTATCTTTCAACATGAGACAAGACTTAAAGCAGCTTGCTGTTGGCTCTGCCAAAGGATATGTGAGATAATTTTTGTTAGTTTGTTTTACTTCTTTATGTCATCTGTTAAACTTTGTAGGGATTTGATGTTTGAATATGATTCATCATAACAAATATAGATTCTGAAACTATTACCTCATACAGTATTCACTGAGAGAAGAAAACCTGCTGGCTTCAGTTATATGATAGTTACTGATTGGTTGATATAGTTGGCCAAGATTAAACTTGTCAACTAAAAGTCTATAAGCAGATTTCTACTGGTTTTATAATATAAGATCATATGACtaatgtaattctggtttctttcaTTTAAGTGACAACTCCAAAAGGTTCTCTTGTAAACACAGGTTGCTTGTTTTTCAAGTTCCTTTGCACTTCTGTTCCTTCATCTATTCTGTCCAAGAGAGGAGAGGAGACCGATGCATTGCAACATTAATATTATGTTACTTTTAAAGCAATCTGTGAAATTATaaactttattttaaattatcTATTGTATTAACTGCAGTTACTGCTATTATATAGAAACAATTTGTAGAGTAACTTAGATTTTTTCTACGTTTATTGTTTACAGGTGTCAGTGATTGATTTGGAGGGTCCAACTCTACTGTATGAAAAACATATTGCTAGCGAACTATCCACAGATGTCATATCGCTGCAATTTGCAACCTGCAGTTTACATGGCTTTGAGAAAAATATTTTAGCAGTGGCAACAAATGATtcatcaatttcagcacttgagAGTGATACCGGAAAGGCACTAAGCTCGGGAAATATTCATCCTACGAAACCCTCTAGAGCTTTATTTATGCACATTCTAGGTATCTAAATGCAATCTTTTAGGTTTCCATATCAACGGTCCTCACTTAACATGACATATTAAACCAGGCTTCATTATTGTCCATGATTTCAAATTACATTGATTCTTCCAATATCCCCATATCAGTTTACTTTAATCTAAATTTGTTCGGCAGATGGACAAGATACATCAGGAAACGAGGGGCTAAATCTGAGCAAGGGGATTTATGTTGACGATAGCATGCAGAAGCAATTTCTACTAATGTGTTCAGAAAAAGCTGTATATATCTATTCTTTGGTGCATGTAATCCAGGTTCGATAAGATTCAATTttaagcacttgcaatgtcatGAACTGATGTAACCCGTACCAACGTTATCCATTTCTTTCTTCAGGGTATTAAAAAGGTTAACTATAAAAAGAAGTTTCAGTCCTCTGTTTGTTGTTGGGCATCAACTATGTATACTCCTGATGCGAACCTTGTACTCATATTTACTGACGGAAAAATTCAGATAAGGTCAGGGCTCTTCTTTTTTATACCTTTTAGAATGAAATTGTCGTGCTTATTAATACAAAAGAGACCAGACCATTCCAAAATTTTAAAACTGTGGGTGCAAGTTAATTATGATCCATCACCATGTTAGAAGTTCTCAGCTTGTATATATCAGCCGTGTGTTtatgtgataaaggaaagaagaAGAGAAATGTATATTTCAGTATTTAGTTATCTTTACAACAAGGGGGCTGCTCTCCTTATATAGGGAGTAAAACTTGGTCCCCGAGATTGGAATAGTAAACCCTATCTAGTGACATAAGTATGCTGACATCATGTTACTGATATCATctctaacactccccctcaagtTGGTACATATATATCACTCATGCCCAACTTGCCGATAAGAGGATGAAGCATTTATTCACTTAAACCCTTAGTTAAAACATCAGCTAGTTGATCTTCTGATCTAACAAACTGAATATTGATGACATTATTATTGATATTCTCTTTAATAAAGTGACGATCAATCTCAATATGCTTCGTTCGATCATGTTGAACTGGATCATGTGCAATGGCAATAGCCGATTTGTTATCACAATGCAGTTTCATCGGTGTGTCTGCTGTAAGTCCCAACTCCGTTAGAAATAATCTAATCCATAGCAATTCACGTACACCTCGAGCCATAGCTCGATACTCTGCTTCAGCACTAGATAACGCAACCACTGGTTGCTTCTTACTTCGCCAAGTAACTAGATTGCCTCCAACAGATGTACAATATCCTGATGTGGAACGTCTATCATCTAAACATCCAGCCCAATTTGCATCTGTATAGCTCTCAACCCCGAGATGTTTGTTATTATTAAACATCACTCCTTTCCCGGGAGCAGCTTTAAGATACCTTAGTATCATATAAACCGCGTCCAAATGGGGTTGACGAGGATCATGCATGTATCTACTTACAAGTCCCACTGCATAGTGTGAGAGGTAGATTAGCCTTCCAACTAATCTTTGATATTGAGTTCTATCAACCGTGTCACCAGTATCTTCACAAAGCTTATGATTCGCTTCTATAGGAGAATCTGTAGGTCTACATCCCAACATACCTGTTTCGTTTAACAGGTCAAGTGTATACTTCCGTTGTGAAAGAAAGATACCACCCGGACTTCTAAAGACTTCAATTCCAAGGAAATATCTTAGTTTTCCCAAGTCTTTCATCTCGAATTCGGAGGCAAGTCTCCGTTTAACATCTGCAATCTCACATGTGTCATTGCCGGTGATCACgatgtcatcgacataaacaaTCAGTATTGTTATCTTCTCACCTTTTCTTTTCACGAACATCGTATGATCTGAATTACCCTGTTTGTAGCCAAATCTGACCATAGCTCTCTGAAATTTTCCAAACCACACCCTTGGAGactgtttcaatccatatataGTCTTTTTTAATCTGCATACTTTTCCGGTGGTTGCAGTTGTTGAAAATCCAGGTGGAATGTCCATGTAGACCTCTTCTTTTAGGTCTCCATGCAAGAATGCATTTTTTACATCCAATTGTTGGAGCTCCCATCCAAGGTTTGCTGCACATGATATCAAGACTCGGATAGAGGCCATCTTCGATACTGGGGCAAAAGTTTCCTGATAATCAATCCCGTAAGTTTGAGTATACCCTTTTGCCACAAGTCTTGCCTTGTATCTTTCAATCAACCCATTAGGTTTTTGTTTCACT is a genomic window containing:
- the LOC141712819 gene encoding uncharacterized protein LOC141712819 isoform X7, which encodes MFVKKLVEKASLKKPGGNSDSLKSEDVNPRMVFHYGIPSRCSILAYDSTHKILAISTKDGRIKLFGNGHSQTLLESSESVPSKFMQFMESEGILLNININNHIEVWDIDRKFLTCVHIFKEELTSISVSPHTEYMYIGDSVGNISVCKVDRESCKLVQMEYRIPFSASHGNSTDVADDSAVMYILPQPRAETKRVVIIYRDGFITLWDIHGSKAIFTSGGTVLQSVNHETKKVTAACWACPFGGKLVTGYSNGDIYIWGFPSALNFDKELELCSKQSSPVHKLNLGYKLEKIPIASIKWVLPEGKASRLYVLGSSDFLSSNSLQVVLLDEHIDSRTTKFGLHPPELCVDMEIMSTSTVQSKNYQDSLLLLGKSGCAYVYDDNVIEKYLLQCQSRSPPSLPKEIRARLSFADSSITTAKFISDNQYMLGTANEDYLTLAKHIPTLFAYDTRQKDGSSSKKANFNRFLDFKHMYITGHTNGTICFWDVSCPLFSPMFSLTQQSDDDASSNGVPVTALYFDINSRLLISGDQSGMVRIFKFKPEPFSAESSFMSFQGSSRKGNNHIVRSVQLLKVNGSVLSFNMRQDLKQLAVGSAKGYVSVIDLEGPTLLYEKHIASELSTDVISLQFATCSLHGFEKNILAVATNDSSISALESDTGKALSSGNIHPTKPSRALFMHILDGQDTSGNEGLNLSKGIYVDDSMQKQFLLMCSEKAVYIYSLVHVIQGIKKVNYKKKFQSSVCCWASTMYTPDANLVLIFTDGKIQIRSLPELSLVKETSIRGLIPAASKSNSNSDSSICSSQSGEIIVVNGDQEVFLISVLLQKEIYRHLESIGRVYSKDLVVEERLNAETAVPKEKKKFCLERHEGN
- the LOC141712819 gene encoding uncharacterized protein LOC141712819 isoform X4 is translated as MFVKKLVEKASLKKPGGNSDSLKSEDVNPRMVFHYGIPSRCSILAYDSTHKILAISTKDGRIKLFGNGHSQTLLESSESVPSKFMQFMESEGILLNININNHIEVWDIDRKFLTCVHIFKEELTSISVSPHTEYMYIGDSVGNISVCKVDRESCKLVQMEYRIPFSASHGNSTDVADDSAVMYILPQPRAETKRVVIIYRDGFITLWDIHGSKAIFTSGGTVLQSVNHETKKVTAACWACPFGGKLVTGYSNGDIYIWGFPSALNFDKELELCSKQSSPVHKLNLGYKLEKIPIASIKWVLPEGKASRLYVLGSSDFLSSNSLQVVLLDEHIDSRTTKFGLHPPELCVDMEIMSTSTVQSKNYQDSLLLLGKSGCAYVYDDNVIEKYLLQCQSRSPPSLPKEIRARLSFADSSITTAKFISDNQYMLGTANEDYLTLAKHIPTLFAYDTRQKDGSSSKKANFNRFLDFKHMYITGHTNGTICFWDVSCPLFSPMFSLTQQSDDDASSNGVPVTALYFDINSRLLISGDQSGMVRIFKFKPEPFSAESSFMSFQGSSRKGNNHIVRSVQLLKVNGSVLSFNMRQDLKQLAVGSAKGYVSVIDLEGPTLLYEKHIASELSTDVISLQFATCSLHGFEKNILAVATNDSSISALESDTGKALSSGNIHPTKPSRALFMHILDGQDTSGNEGLNLSKGIYVDDSMQKQFLLMCSEKAVYIYSLVHVIQGIKKVNYKKKFQSSVCCWASTMYTPDANLVLIFTDGKIQIRSLPELSLVKETSIRGLIPAASKSNSNSDSSICSSQSGEIIVVNGDQEVFLISVLLQKEIYRHLESIGRVYSKDLVVEERLNAETAVPKEKKKGIFSSVLKDMKGTKAAHGPEMEAEDAKGAEALSTIFTVANFPLDVVNTSNQITDDTDEVELLDIDDIDVEDSGHKPKGNSMMAALNKKKLASKFQLLKGNVAGKLKHMKGKNEKVVAKEEPQEEKIGAGTVDEIKKRYGYTLNAEPSAAKMAQNKLSENIRKLQEPSAAKMAQNKLSENIRKLQGS
- the LOC141712819 gene encoding uncharacterized protein LOC141712819 isoform X5, whose product is MFVKKLVEKASLKKPGGNSDSLKSEDVNPRMVFHYGIPSRCSILAYDSTHKILAISTKDGRIKLFGNGHSQTLLESSESVPSKFMQFMESEGILLNININNHIEVWDIDRKFLTCVHIFKEELTSISVSPHTEYMYIGDSVGNISVCKVDRESCKLVQMEYRIPFSASHGNSTDVADDSAVMYILPQPRAETKRVVIIYRDGFITLWDIHGSKAIFTSGGTVLQSVNHETKKVTAACWACPFGGKLVTGYSNGDIYIWGFPSALNFDKELELCSKQSSPVHKLNLGYKLEKIPIASIKWVLPEGKASRLYVLGSSDFLSSNSLQVVLLDEHIDSRTTKFGLHPPELCVDMEIMSTSTVQSKNYQDSLLLLGKSGCAYVYDDNVIEKYLLQCQSRSPPSLPKEIRARLSFADSSITTAKFISDNQYMLGTANEDYLTLAKHIPTLFAYDTRQKDGSSSKKANFNRFLDFKHMYITGHTNGTICFWDVSCPLFSPMFSLTQQSDDDASSNGVPVTALYFDINSRLLISGDQSGMVRIFKFKPEPFSAESSFMSFQGSSRKGNNHIVRSVQLLKVNGSVLSFNMRQDLKQLAVGSAKGYVSVIDLEGPTLLYEKHIASELSTDVISLQFATCSLHGFEKNILAVATNDSSISALESDTGKALSSGNIHPTKPSRALFMHILDGQDTSGNEGLNLSKGIYVDDSMQKQFLLMCSEKAVYIYSLVHVIQGIKKVNYKKKFQSSVCCWASTMYTPDANLVLIFTDGKIQIRSLPELSLVKETSIRGLIPAASKSNSNSDSSICSSQSGEIIVVNGDQEVFLISVLLQKEIYRHLESIGRVYSKDLVVEERLNAETAVPKEKKKGIFSSVLKDMKGTKAAHGPEMEAEDAKGAEALSTIFTVANFPLDVVNTSNQITDDTDEVELLDIDDIDVEDSGHKPKGNSMMAALNKKKLASKFQLLKGNVAGKLKHMKGKNEKVVAKEEPQEEKIGAGTVDEIKKRYGYTLNAEPSAAKMAQNKLSENIRKLQGS
- the LOC141712819 gene encoding uncharacterized protein LOC141712819 isoform X3 → MFVKKLVEKASLKKPGGNSDSLKSEDVNPRMVFHYGIPSRCSILAYDSTHKILAISTKDGRIKLFGNGHSQTLLESSESVPSKFMQFMESEGILLNININNHIEVWDIDRKFLTCVHIFKEELTSISVSPHTEYMYIGDSVGNISVCKVDRESCKLVQMEYRIPFSASHGNSTDVADDSAVMYILPQPRAETKRVVIIYRDGFITLWDIHGSKAIFTSGGTVLQSVNHETKKVTAACWACPFGGKLVTGYSNGDIYIWGFPSALNFDKELELCSKQSSPVHKLNLGYKLEKIPIASIKWVLPEGKASRLYVLGSSDFLSSNSLQVVLLDEHIDSRTTKFGLHPPELCVDMEIMSTSTVQSKNYQDSLLLLGKSGCAYVYDDNVIEKYLLQCQSRSPPSLPKEIRARLSFADSSITTAKFISDNQYMLGTANEDYLTLAKHIPTLFAYDTRQKDGSSSKKANFNRFLDFKHMYITGHTNGTICFWDVSCPLFSPMFSLTQQSDDDASSNGVPVTALYFDINSRLLISGDQSGMVRIFKFKPEPFSAESSFMSFQGSSRKGNNHIVRSVQLLKVNGSVLSFNMRQDLKQLAVGSAKGYVSVIDLEGPTLLYEKHIASELSTDVISLQFATCSLHGFEKNILAVATNDSSISALESDTGKALSSGNIHPTKPSRALFMHILDGQDTSGNEGLNLSKGIYVDDSMQKQFLLMCSEKAVYIYSLVHVIQGIKKVNYKKKFQSSVCCWASTMYTPDANLVLIFTDGKIQIRSLPELSLVKETSIRGLIPAASKSNSNSDSSICSSQSGEIIVVNGDQEVFLISVLLQKEIYRHLESIGRVYSKDLVVEERLNAETAVPKEKKKGIFSSVLKDMKGTKAAHGPEMEAEDAKGAEALSTIFTVANFPLDVVNTSNQITDDTDEVELLDIDDIDVEDSGHKPKGNSMMAALNKKKLASKFQLLKGNVAGKLKHMKGKNEKVVAKEEPQEEKIGAGTVDEIKKRYGYTLNAEPSAAKMAQNKLSENIRKLQGINIKTTEMQDNARSFSSMANELLRSAENDRRSS
- the LOC141712819 gene encoding uncharacterized protein LOC141712819 isoform X1 → MFVKKLVEKASLKKPGGNSDSLKSEDVNPRMVFHYGIPSRCSILAYDSTHKILAISTKDGRIKLFGNGHSQTLLESSESVPSKFMQFMESEGILLNININNHIEVWDIDRKFLTCVHIFKEELTSISVSPHTEYMYIGDSVGNISVCKVDRESCKLVQMEYRIPFSASHGNSTDVADDSAVMYILPQPRAETKRVVIIYRDGFITLWDIHGSKAIFTSGGTVLQSVNHETKKVTAACWACPFGGKLVTGYSNGDIYIWGFPSALNFDKELELCSKQSSPVHKLNLGYKLEKIPIASIKWVLPEGKASRLYVLGSSDFLSSNSLQVVLLDEHIDSRTTKFGLHPPELCVDMEIMSTSTVQSKNYQDSLLLLGKSGCAYVYDDNVIEKYLLQCQSRSPPSLPKEIRARLSFADSSITTAKFISDNQYMLGTANEDYLTLAKHIPTLFAYDTRQKDGSSSKKANFNRFLDFKHMYITGHTNGTICFWDVSCPLFSPMFSLTQQSDDDASSNGVPVTALYFDINSRLLISGDQSGMVRIFKFKPEPFSAESSFMSFQGSSRKGNNHIVRSVQLLKVNGSVLSFNMRQDLKQLAVGSAKGYVSVIDLEGPTLLYEKHIASELSTDVISLQFATCSLHGFEKNILAVATNDSSISALESDTGKALSSGNIHPTKPSRALFMHILDGQDTSGNEGLNLSKGIYVDDSMQKQFLLMCSEKAVYIYSLVHVIQGIKKVNYKKKFQSSVCCWASTMYTPDANLVLIFTDGKIQIRSLPELSLVKETSIRGLIPAASKSNSNSDSSICSSQSGEIIVVNGDQEVFLISVLLQKEIYRHLESIGRVYSKDLVVEERLNAETAVPKEKKKGIFSSVLKDMKGTKAAHGPEMEAEDAKGAEALSTIFTVANFPLDVVNTSNQITDDTDEVELLDIDDIDVEDSGHKPKGNSMMAALNKKKLASKFQLLKGNVAGKLKHMKGKNEKVVAKEEPQEEKIGAGTVDEIKKRYGYTLNAEPSAAKMAQNKLSENIRKLQEPSAAKMAQNKLSENIRKLQGINIKTTEMQDNARSFSSMANELLRSAENDRRSS
- the LOC141712819 gene encoding uncharacterized protein LOC141712819 isoform X6 codes for the protein MASRQDVPYWHMTLLIRYLLYPPKMGASNYLEMVILKPCLNLRNQYQASLCKYIGDSVGNISVCKVDRESCKLVQMEYRIPFSASHGNSTDVADDSAVMYILPQPRAETKRVVIIYRDGFITLWDIHGSKAIFTSGGTVLQSVNHETKKVTAACWACPFGGKLVTGYSNGDIYIWGFPSALNFDKELELCSKQSSPVHKLNLGYKLEKIPIASIKWVLPEGKASRLYVLGSSDFLSSNSLQVVLLDEHIDSRTTKFGLHPPELCVDMEIMSTSTVQSKNYQDSLLLLGKSGCAYVYDDNVIEKYLLQCQSRSPPSLPKEIRARLSFADSSITTAKFISDNQYMLGTANEDYLTLAKHIPTLFAYDTRQKDGSSSKKANFNRFLDFKHMYITGHTNGTICFWDVSCPLFSPMFSLTQQSDDDASSNGVPVTALYFDINSRLLISGDQSGMVRIFKFKPEPFSAESSFMSFQGSSRKGNNHIVRSVQLLKVNGSVLSFNMRQDLKQLAVGSAKGYVSVIDLEGPTLLYEKHIASELSTDVISLQFATCSLHGFEKNILAVATNDSSISALESDTGKALSSGNIHPTKPSRALFMHILDGQDTSGNEGLNLSKGIYVDDSMQKQFLLMCSEKAVYIYSLVHVIQGIKKVNYKKKFQSSVCCWASTMYTPDANLVLIFTDGKIQIRSLPELSLVKETSIRGLIPAASKSNSNSDSSICSSQSGEIIVVNGDQEVFLISVLLQKEIYRHLESIGRVYSKDLVVEERLNAETAVPKEKKKGIFSSVLKDMKGTKAAHGPEMEAEDAKGAEALSTIFTVANFPLDVVNTSNQITDDTDEVELLDIDDIDVEDSGHKPKGNSMMAALNKKKLASKFQLLKGNVAGKLKHMKGKNEKVVAKEEPQEEKIGAGTVDEIKKRYGYTLNAEPSAAKMAQNKLSENIRKLQEPSAAKMAQNKLSENIRKLQGINIKTTEMQDNARSFSSMANELLRSAENDRRSS